The Sphaerospermopsis torques-reginae ITEP-024 genome has a window encoding:
- a CDS encoding XisI protein, translating to MDKLTSYRSLIKKILTEYEQIASKTPNPSGVDSVLAFDEQRDQYIWGQVGWHEDKKITAITVYVRIKNNKIYIEEDWTEEGIANELLREGVPKEDIVLAFHDPETRKFTEFAVA from the coding sequence ATGGATAAATTAACAAGTTATCGCAGTTTAATTAAAAAAATTCTCACAGAATATGAACAAATAGCATCAAAAACTCCTAATCCTTCTGGAGTTGATAGCGTCTTAGCTTTTGATGAACAAAGAGATCAATATATTTGGGGTCAAGTAGGTTGGCATGAAGATAAAAAAATTACAGCAATTACTGTTTATGTTCGCATTAAAAACAATAAAATTTACATTGAAGAAGACTGGACAGAGGAAGGTATTGCAAATGAGTTATTAAGGGAAGGTGTACCAAAAGAAGATATTGTTTTAGCTTTTCATGATCCAGAAACTCGTAAGTTCACAGAGTTTGCGGTGGCTTAA
- a CDS encoding SDR family oxidoreductase produces MLSVENQIVLITGASSGIGAACAKIFAQAGAKLILAARRWERLQEFAKTLNLPADKIHLLQLDVCDRSSVESAINNLPPEWSEIDILINNAGLSRGLDKLYEGDFQDWEEMIDTNIKGLLYLTRYVVPGMVQRNRGHVINIGSIAGHQTYPGGNVYCGTKAAVKAISEGLKLDLLGTPVRVTSVDPGMVETEFSEVRFHGDTERAKKVYQGMQPLTADDIADVIFFCATRPAHVNINEVILMPVDQASATLVNRI; encoded by the coding sequence ATGCTCTCTGTAGAAAACCAAATCGTATTAATCACCGGTGCAAGTAGCGGAATTGGTGCGGCTTGCGCTAAAATCTTCGCTCAAGCTGGTGCAAAACTGATATTAGCTGCTCGACGGTGGGAACGCTTACAGGAATTTGCCAAAACCTTAAATTTACCAGCTGACAAAATCCATTTACTTCAGTTGGATGTGTGCGATCGCTCGTCCGTAGAATCTGCTATAAATAATTTACCCCCCGAATGGTCAGAAATTGATATCCTCATCAACAACGCCGGTTTAAGTCGCGGTTTAGATAAATTATATGAAGGCGACTTTCAAGACTGGGAAGAAATGATAGATACTAATATCAAAGGTTTACTCTACCTCACCCGCTACGTAGTTCCTGGTATGGTGCAACGGAATAGAGGTCATGTTATTAACATTGGTTCTATTGCGGGACATCAAACTTATCCCGGTGGTAACGTTTATTGTGGCACAAAAGCCGCAGTTAAAGCTATTTCCGAAGGATTAAAATTAGATTTGCTGGGTACTCCTGTGCGGGTGACTTCCGTTGATCCGGGAATGGTAGAAACAGAATTTAGTGAAGTGCGGTTTCACGGAGATACAGAAAGAGCGAAAAAAGTTTATCAAGGAATGCAACCCTTGACTGCTGATGATATCGCTGATGTAATATTTTTCTGTGCCACTAGACCGGCTCACGTTAATATTAATGAAGTGATATTAATGCCAGTTGATCAAGCTAGTGCAACTTTAGTAAATCGGATTTAG
- a CDS encoding tRNA-(ms[2]io[6]A)-hydroxylase translates to MLSSPLPTINALKQPTSDAWIEQAIANLDIILLDHSHCERKAAGVALNFMFRYPSNTKLVRELTAIAKEELEHFELVNQWLERRNIPLAPLSPPPYGAGLKAQVRKKEPEQFLDNLLVTGLIEARSHERLGLLAANCPEPELAKFYRGLMASEARHFGTYWVLADTYFDREMVMQRLDELAIVESEILSTLHPEPRIHS, encoded by the coding sequence GTGCTAAGTTCACCTTTACCAACTATCAACGCTCTCAAACAACCTACAAGTGATGCTTGGATAGAACAAGCGATCGCCAATTTAGATATTATTTTACTCGATCATTCCCACTGTGAACGCAAAGCTGCCGGTGTAGCGTTAAATTTTATGTTTCGTTACCCTTCTAATACAAAACTGGTGAGAGAATTAACAGCGATCGCTAAAGAAGAACTAGAACATTTTGAACTCGTTAACCAATGGTTAGAACGTCGAAATATTCCCCTTGCACCCCTTTCACCACCTCCCTATGGTGCAGGGTTAAAAGCACAAGTCAGAAAAAAAGAACCAGAACAATTTTTAGATAATTTATTAGTTACTGGTTTAATAGAAGCACGCAGTCACGAACGTTTAGGACTTTTAGCAGCAAACTGTCCAGAACCAGAATTAGCTAAATTTTATCGTGGTTTAATGGCATCAGAAGCGAGACATTTTGGCACATATTGGGTTTTAGCAGATACCTATTTTGATAGGGAAATGGTGATGCAAAGACTCGATGAATTAGCAATTGTGGAAAGTGAAATATTATCAACCTTGCATCCAGAACCCAGGATACATAGTTAG
- a CDS encoding DNA methyltransferase produces MNKQLELAFLENSSPKIPKVFSQSSDHSSTFVDNMKLPVHRWFRYSAGFSGQWVENIIIQAQNQGEVKLLDPFAGSGTTLIASEKQEVECLGIEAHPFVARIARTKLLYKTDVDSYIKHINRVIECAANLQPDIDKYPKLIHDCFSISSLESLDKLRQSWKNIDDSSPESQLVWLTLVAILRHVSHAGTAPWQYILPNKKKQSPLEPRSAFQLMAENMATDMIIAGKTAVSSAKLIQSDARTCQGVPDNFANLIITSPPYANNYDYADATRLEMCFLKEIDGWGDLQNTVRKYLIRSCSQHVTSKNVNLDAILSSPELEPIRYHITKICHQLSQERLLHGGKKNYHLMIACYFFDMAQVWIALRRVCKSPSKVCFVIGDSAPYGIYVPVIEWMGLLAISAGFESFEFDKIRDRNVKWKNRKHNVPLCEGYLWVQG; encoded by the coding sequence ATGAACAAACAATTAGAATTAGCATTCCTGGAAAATTCATCTCCAAAAATACCAAAGGTTTTTTCCCAATCTTCAGATCATTCTTCTACCTTTGTAGATAACATGAAATTGCCAGTTCATCGCTGGTTTAGATATAGTGCAGGTTTTTCGGGACAATGGGTAGAAAATATCATAATTCAAGCACAAAACCAGGGAGAAGTTAAACTTTTAGACCCCTTTGCAGGTTCTGGTACAACATTAATTGCATCTGAAAAACAGGAAGTTGAATGTTTAGGAATCGAAGCTCATCCTTTTGTTGCGCGTATAGCAAGAACTAAACTTTTATATAAAACTGATGTTGATTCATATATTAAACATATAAACAGAGTTATAGAATGTGCTGCTAATTTACAGCCTGATATAGATAAATATCCAAAATTGATTCATGATTGTTTTAGTATATCTTCACTAGAATCTCTGGATAAATTACGACAATCTTGGAAAAATATAGATGATAGTTCACCAGAATCTCAGTTAGTTTGGTTAACACTTGTAGCGATTCTGCGCCATGTTTCTCATGCTGGAACTGCTCCTTGGCAATACATTTTACCCAACAAAAAGAAACAGTCCCCTTTAGAACCAAGATCAGCTTTTCAGCTAATGGCAGAAAATATGGCTACAGATATGATAATTGCTGGAAAAACAGCAGTTTCATCTGCTAAATTGATTCAGTCAGATGCTCGAACTTGTCAAGGTGTTCCTGATAATTTTGCTAATTTAATCATCACATCTCCACCTTATGCTAACAACTATGACTATGCGGATGCTACACGATTAGAAATGTGTTTTCTAAAAGAAATTGATGGTTGGGGTGATTTACAAAATACAGTCAGAAAATATTTAATTCGTTCATGTTCCCAGCACGTGACAAGTAAGAATGTAAATCTCGATGCAATTCTATCATCTCCAGAACTAGAACCAATTAGATATCATATTACTAAAATCTGTCATCAATTATCCCAAGAACGACTTTTACATGGAGGAAAGAAAAACTATCATCTGATGATTGCTTGCTATTTTTTCGATATGGCTCAAGTTTGGATAGCACTACGTCGAGTCTGCAAAAGTCCGTCAAAAGTTTGTTTTGTAATTGGTGATTCTGCTCCCTATGGGATTTATGTTCCTGTGATAGAATGGATGGGTTTATTAGCAATTTCAGCAGGGTTTGAATCCTTCGAGTTTGATAAAATTCGTGATCGAAATGTGAAGTGGAAAAACCGCAAACATAACGTTCCTCTTTGTGAAGGTTATTTATGGGTTCAGGGATAA
- a CDS encoding DUF29 domain-containing protein, with protein sequence MIETNLSSLHQNSQSIYDVDYLKWIETTVEKLRNQNYSTVDWENLIEEIEDMGRSERRSLESNLIVILLHLLKWQFQPEKRTGSWERSIIEHRRRVNKAIKESPSLLSYLESIFAESYPEAVKQAKAETGLSKETFPPECPYSLADVMDDNFLPE encoded by the coding sequence ATGATAGAAACAAACCTATCTTCTCTGCATCAAAATTCCCAGTCTATTTACGATGTTGACTATTTAAAATGGATAGAAACTACAGTAGAAAAATTGAGAAATCAAAACTATTCTACTGTAGATTGGGAGAATTTGATTGAGGAAATTGAGGACATGGGTAGAAGTGAAAGGAGAAGTTTAGAAAGTAATTTAATTGTCATTTTATTGCATTTATTGAAATGGCAATTTCAGCCAGAAAAAAGAACTGGTAGCTGGGAAAGAAGTATTATTGAACATCGTCGTCGAGTTAATAAAGCAATTAAAGAATCTCCTAGTTTGCTATCATATTTAGAAAGTATTTTTGCGGAGTCTTATCCAGAAGCAGTGAAACAAGCAAAAGCTGAAACTGGTTTGTCTAAAGAAACATTTCCTCCAGAATGTCCATACAGTTTAGCAGATGTCATGGATGATAATTTTTTACCGGAGTGA
- a CDS encoding YnfA family protein, with protein MKIANLVFLLIAALGEIAGCFSFWAWLRLEKSIFWIIPGICSLIIFAISLTKVDLPNAARVYAAYGGIYLLSSLLWLWLVEGVQPNKWDFLGVGISILGTLVILFGSHR; from the coding sequence GTGAAAATAGCCAACCTTGTTTTTCTCTTAATAGCTGCACTGGGAGAAATTGCAGGTTGTTTTAGTTTTTGGGCATGGTTAAGATTAGAAAAAAGCATTTTTTGGATTATTCCGGGAATTTGTTCTTTAATAATCTTTGCCATTTCCTTAACTAAAGTTGATTTACCTAATGCTGCTAGAGTTTATGCTGCTTATGGGGGAATTTATTTACTTTCCTCTTTATTGTGGTTATGGTTAGTTGAAGGTGTACAACCAAATAAATGGGATTTTTTGGGGGTGGGAATTTCTATATTGGGAACATTGGTGATTTTGTTTGGTTCACATCGGTGA
- a CDS encoding aspartate kinase: MALIVQKYGGTSVGSVERIQAVAQRVYKTVQAGNSVVVVVSAMGKTTDGLVKLANEISKSPNRREMDMLLSTGEQVTIALLSMALQEIGQPAISMTGAQVGIVTEAEHTRARILHIETERLMGQINLGKVVVVAGFQGISNTTAMEITTLGRGGSDTSAVALAAALAANFCEIYTDVPGILTTDPRLVPEAQLMTEITCDEMLELASLGAKVLHPRAVEIAKNYGVPLVVRSSWTDQPGTWVTSPKVQERALVNLELARPVDAVEFDIDQAKVSLLRVPDKPGVAARLFNEISHQQVDVDLIIQSIHEGNSNDIAFTVNTPILKRAEAVAAAIAPALRNQPHSDEAEVLVENNTAKVSISGAGMIGRPGVAAKMFATLAEARVNIQMISTSEVKVSCLVDAGDCDRAIAALCNAFEINASPAVLSYPTPESPAVRGVALDMNQARLAIRQVPDQPGMAAKLFGLLAEYNISVDMIIQSQRCRVVDGVARRDIAFTVARMDAENAQKKLTQVADQLGWGEVVLDNAIAKVSIVGSGMVGQPGIAAKMFTALAENKINIQMIATSEIKISCVVSQDEGVKALQVIHAAFGLAGSEKFVVPA, translated from the coding sequence ATGGCGCTCATAGTTCAAAAATACGGTGGTACATCTGTTGGTTCGGTGGAACGTATCCAAGCGGTAGCACAGCGGGTTTATAAAACTGTACAAGCAGGAAATTCCGTTGTCGTCGTCGTTTCCGCGATGGGAAAAACCACCGATGGATTAGTTAAACTAGCCAATGAAATCTCTAAAAGTCCTAACCGTCGGGAAATGGATATGTTGCTTTCCACGGGGGAGCAAGTTACCATTGCTTTACTCAGTATGGCTTTGCAGGAAATTGGACAACCTGCTATTTCTATGACTGGCGCTCAGGTAGGCATTGTTACCGAAGCTGAACACACCCGCGCTCGGATTTTGCATATTGAAACAGAGCGGTTGATGGGGCAGATTAATTTAGGCAAAGTGGTTGTTGTAGCTGGTTTCCAAGGAATTTCTAACACTACAGCAATGGAAATTACCACTTTGGGGCGCGGTGGTTCTGATACTTCCGCCGTGGCTTTAGCAGCAGCTTTGGCAGCAAATTTTTGTGAAATTTATACCGATGTACCAGGGATTTTAACTACAGATCCGCGCCTTGTACCGGAAGCGCAGTTAATGACAGAAATCACCTGTGATGAAATGCTGGAATTAGCTAGTTTGGGTGCAAAGGTATTACATCCCCGTGCGGTGGAAATTGCCAAAAATTATGGTGTGCCTTTGGTGGTAAGATCCAGTTGGACAGATCAACCGGGAACTTGGGTAACATCGCCAAAAGTGCAAGAACGGGCGTTAGTGAATTTAGAATTAGCTCGTCCTGTGGATGCGGTAGAATTTGATATTGATCAGGCTAAGGTGTCTTTGTTGCGTGTACCTGATAAACCAGGGGTAGCAGCGCGGTTATTTAATGAAATTTCCCATCAACAAGTAGATGTGGATTTAATTATTCAATCAATTCATGAAGGTAATAGTAATGATATTGCCTTTACTGTAAATACACCTATTCTGAAAAGGGCGGAAGCTGTGGCAGCGGCTATTGCACCAGCTTTGAGAAATCAACCCCATTCAGATGAGGCAGAAGTTTTAGTAGAAAATAATACTGCAAAGGTGAGTATTTCCGGGGCGGGAATGATTGGCCGTCCTGGGGTAGCTGCTAAAATGTTTGCAACCTTAGCAGAAGCGCGTGTAAATATTCAAATGATTTCTACGAGTGAAGTTAAGGTGAGTTGTTTGGTAGATGCGGGAGATTGCGATCGCGCTATTGCTGCACTTTGCAACGCTTTTGAAATCAATGCTTCTCCTGCTGTCCTTTCTTACCCAACTCCCGAATCTCCCGCAGTGCGGGGTGTTGCTTTAGACATGAATCAAGCGCGGTTAGCTATTCGTCAAGTTCCCGATCAACCGGGGATGGCGGCGAAATTGTTTGGTTTATTGGCAGAATATAACATCAGTGTGGATATGATTATTCAATCACAACGCTGTCGGGTGGTTGATGGGGTTGCGCGTCGGGATATTGCTTTTACTGTAGCGCGGATGGATGCAGAAAACGCCCAAAAGAAATTAACCCAAGTTGCGGATCAGTTAGGATGGGGTGAGGTAGTTTTGGATAATGCGATCGCTAAAGTCAGTATAGTTGGTTCAGGAATGGTTGGACAACCAGGAATAGCAGCCAAAATGTTTACAGCTTTAGCGGAAAATAAAATCAATATCCAAATGATTGCTACTTCAGAAATTAAAATTAGTTGTGTTGTTTCACAGGATGAAGGTGTTAAAGCATTGCAAGTTATTCATGCAGCTTTTGGTTTAGCTGGAAGTGAAAAATTTGTAGTACCAGCGTGA
- the pstS gene encoding phosphate ABC transporter substrate-binding protein PstS yields the protein MTFSTTIFSRAFTTSVVTAAVAFSPIFTAVAQAQTLNGAGATFPAPLYERYAREVKKKHPELKVNYQAIGSGGGIRQTIAGTVDFGASDAAMKDDEMAKVKNGVILVPTAGGAVSVVYNLPGVNKLRLSRKTLPAIFSGQITNWNDPQIKADNPGVNLPNQPIKFVVRADGSGTTFIFTNHLSSINPYFKGRIGANTAPNWNLKNVLKGKGNPGVAALVARTPGAIGYVEYDYATKNKLRSAEIQNKKGEFVAPSLATANAALSGVTFPANYRVFVGDPNQGYPIVGLTWMMIYRNYPTPAKADAIKKWINWVLKDGQQFNDDMNYTRIPNDVVNRVLQTVNSTVK from the coding sequence ATGACTTTTTCAACCACCATTTTTAGCCGTGCATTCACTACTTCTGTAGTAACAGCGGCCGTAGCATTTAGTCCTATTTTCACAGCAGTTGCTCAAGCTCAAACTTTGAACGGTGCAGGAGCAACTTTTCCTGCTCCTCTTTATGAACGTTACGCACGTGAAGTTAAGAAGAAACATCCCGAATTAAAAGTTAATTACCAAGCAATTGGTAGTGGTGGTGGTATTCGTCAAACTATTGCTGGTACTGTAGATTTTGGTGCTAGTGATGCAGCCATGAAAGATGATGAAATGGCTAAAGTTAAAAATGGTGTAATTTTAGTACCTACTGCTGGTGGTGCGGTTTCTGTAGTTTACAATTTACCAGGAGTAAACAAACTTAGATTGTCTCGTAAAACCCTACCAGCAATTTTTTCTGGACAAATTACTAACTGGAATGATCCACAAATTAAAGCTGATAACCCAGGTGTTAACTTACCAAATCAACCTATTAAATTTGTAGTTCGTGCTGATGGTAGCGGTACAACTTTCATTTTTACCAATCACTTGAGTTCTATTAATCCCTACTTTAAAGGTAGAATTGGTGCTAATACTGCTCCTAACTGGAATTTAAAAAATGTCCTCAAAGGTAAAGGTAATCCTGGTGTAGCTGCTTTAGTTGCTCGTACTCCTGGAGCTATTGGTTATGTTGAATATGACTACGCTACTAAAAACAAATTAAGATCAGCAGAAATACAAAATAAAAAAGGAGAATTTGTTGCACCTTCTTTAGCAACTGCAAATGCAGCTTTATCAGGTGTAACTTTTCCAGCTAACTATCGTGTATTTGTAGGTGATCCTAATCAGGGTTATCCTATTGTGGGTTTAACTTGGATGATGATTTATAGAAATTATCCCACTCCAGCTAAAGCAGATGCGATTAAAAAATGGATTAACTGGGTACTCAAAGATGGTCAACAATTTAATGATGACATGAATTACACCAGAATTCCTAATGATGTTGTCAATCGTGTTTTACAAACAGTGAATAGCACTGTTAAATAA
- the pstC gene encoding phosphate ABC transporter permease subunit PstC, which produces MTQSFPPNNHNPSPHLNFDDENINLTVTGGLNFRFDQGFTFLVYLFAAITVAILFVMTWVIFQEAKPAVFQFGLGFIWSQDWDTGNQVFGALPYIYGTLVSSAITILLTVPIGISVALVTSEDFLPLVVRNIIAFVVELIAAIPSVIIGLWGIFVFIPIIEPFEQWLGKTFKVIPFFNTEYPTGNNMLTAGIILSIMILPTMAAISRDVLMVVPKELRSASMALGSTRWETIFRVLLPAGFSGMVSAAMLALGRALGETMAVTMVIGNSAQISLSLLDPAYTIPAVLANEFAEAEPGLHIGSLSYLGLILFVLTLAVNIGAVLLVQWVRKKNS; this is translated from the coding sequence ATGACTCAATCATTTCCACCTAATAATCATAATCCATCACCTCACCTCAATTTCGATGATGAAAATATCAACTTAACTGTTACTGGTGGATTAAATTTTCGATTTGATCAAGGATTTACATTTCTAGTTTATCTATTTGCTGCCATTACTGTAGCAATTTTATTTGTCATGACTTGGGTAATTTTCCAAGAAGCTAAACCAGCGGTTTTTCAATTTGGTTTAGGGTTTATCTGGAGTCAAGATTGGGATACAGGTAATCAAGTTTTTGGGGCATTACCTTATATTTATGGTACTTTGGTAAGTAGTGCGATCACTATTTTATTGACTGTGCCTATAGGAATATCAGTCGCCCTAGTAACGAGTGAAGACTTTTTACCATTAGTAGTCAGAAATATTATTGCTTTTGTAGTAGAATTAATTGCTGCAATTCCCAGTGTAATTATCGGTTTATGGGGAATTTTTGTATTTATTCCCATCATTGAACCCTTTGAACAATGGCTAGGTAAAACTTTTAAAGTTATCCCCTTTTTCAATACTGAATATCCCACAGGTAATAATATGTTAACGGCGGGAATTATTCTCTCGATTATGATTTTACCGACAATGGCCGCTATTTCTCGTGATGTTTTGATGGTTGTTCCTAAAGAATTACGCAGTGCATCTATGGCGTTAGGTAGCACTCGTTGGGAAACCATTTTTCGGGTGTTATTACCAGCAGGTTTTTCAGGAATGGTAAGTGCAGCAATGTTAGCTTTAGGCCGCGCACTTGGTGAAACAATGGCAGTAACAATGGTAATTGGTAACTCGGCTCAAATTAGTCTATCTTTACTTGATCCAGCTTATACAATTCCCGCTGTTTTAGCTAATGAATTTGCCGAAGCTGAACCTGGTTTACATATTGGTTCATTGAGTTATTTAGGTTTGATTTTGTTTGTTTTAACCTTAGCAGTTAATATCGGTGCTGTGCTATTAGTGCAATGGGTACGCAAGAAAAATTCTTAG
- the pstA gene encoding phosphate ABC transporter permease PstA: protein MSSYINPENIESFSQELLSPLPTQRRLFSYAMNGLSFILSLLALFPLASILWEIISRGISGLKSEMFYLPLIENGFANAIIGTIIMVSIGAFLSIPIGIMTGIFLAEFSTTNKMTNFVRFLTSILTGVPSIVVGMFAYGVVVLITKKFSAFAGGFALSVIMLPIIALTTEEALKLIPTQQRLASAALGGTRFQTTFRIVVKSAIPGITTGIALAIARASGETAPLLFTALFSQNWSDSLMSPTASLPVLIFNLYNNPDPEINKLVWTTSIILLSLVLFFSLISRLLSSKSRFK, encoded by the coding sequence ATGAGTAGCTATATAAATCCAGAAAATATTGAATCTTTCTCTCAAGAATTACTCAGCCCACTACCAACTCAGAGGCGTTTGTTTAGCTATGCCATGAATGGTTTATCATTCATATTGAGTTTGTTGGCATTGTTTCCACTAGCATCAATTTTGTGGGAAATTATATCAAGGGGAATTTCTGGGTTAAAATCAGAAATGTTTTACCTTCCCTTGATTGAAAATGGTTTTGCTAATGCCATTATTGGCACTATTATTATGGTGAGTATTGGGGCATTTTTGAGCATTCCTATAGGAATAATGACTGGCATATTTTTAGCAGAATTTAGTACAACTAATAAAATGACTAATTTTGTGCGGTTTCTAACTTCTATTCTCACAGGTGTACCTTCAATTGTGGTGGGAATGTTTGCTTATGGAGTCGTTGTTTTAATTACTAAAAAATTTAGTGCTTTTGCTGGTGGTTTTGCTTTATCTGTGATTATGTTACCAATAATTGCCTTGACAACAGAGGAAGCTTTAAAACTTATTCCCACTCAACAACGTTTAGCTTCTGCTGCATTAGGTGGAACGAGATTTCAAACTACATTTAGAATTGTTGTTAAATCAGCAATTCCCGGAATTACTACAGGTATTGCATTAGCGATCGCCCGTGCATCAGGTGAAACAGCACCATTACTTTTCACAGCTTTATTTAGTCAAAACTGGTCTGATAGTTTAATGAGTCCGACTGCTTCTTTACCTGTATTAATTTTCAATCTTTACAATAATCCTGACCCAGAAATTAACAAATTAGTTTGGACGACTTCTATCATTTTATTGAGTTTAGTTTTGTTCTTTAGTCTCATCTCTCGTTTATTAAGTAGTAAAAGCAGATTCAAGTAA
- the pstB gene encoding phosphate ABC transporter ATP-binding protein PstB, with product MSNLIPAIKIKSLSFYYGSYKAIEGISLDIYKNQVTALIGPSGCGKSTFIKTLNRISELEGKVKVEGSIEFYGQNIYDHRININRLRREIGMVFQKPNPFPMSIYENVAYGVRIAGKCPKFKLDEIVESALKGAALWDEVKDKLNTSALGLSGGQQQRLCIARALAVKPKVLLMDEPCSALDPIATLKVEELIHSLRSELTIVIVTHNMQQATRVSDFTAFFSTDESRIGQMVEFGATGQIFRNPLDERTRDYVAGRFG from the coding sequence ATGAGTAACCTAATTCCAGCCATCAAAATTAAAAGCCTAAGTTTTTATTATGGTAGTTACAAAGCTATCGAAGGTATATCATTAGATATTTATAAAAACCAAGTAACTGCACTCATTGGACCGAGTGGTTGCGGAAAATCTACCTTCATTAAAACCTTAAACCGGATTAGTGAATTAGAAGGTAAAGTCAAAGTTGAAGGAAGCATAGAATTTTATGGACAAAATATCTATGACCACCGCATTAATATTAATCGTTTGCGGCGGGAAATTGGCATGGTATTTCAAAAGCCAAATCCTTTTCCCATGAGTATCTATGAAAATGTTGCTTATGGTGTGAGAATTGCTGGTAAATGTCCCAAATTTAAATTAGATGAAATAGTGGAATCGGCGCTCAAAGGTGCAGCACTTTGGGATGAAGTGAAAGATAAACTTAACACATCTGCATTAGGTCTTTCTGGTGGACAGCAACAACGTTTATGTATTGCGCGTGCTTTAGCAGTGAAACCAAAAGTTTTATTAATGGATGAACCTTGTTCAGCCTTAGATCCTATTGCTACATTAAAAGTGGAAGAATTGATTCACAGCTTGCGATCTGAGTTAACAATAGTGATTGTGACTCATAATATGCAGCAAGCAACCCGCGTTTCTGATTTTACAGCTTTCTTTAGCACCGATGAAAGTAGGATCGGGCAAATGGTAGAATTTGGTGCTACAGGTCAAATCTTTCGTAATCCATTAGATGAGCGTACCCGTGATTATGTTGCAGGACGCTTTGGTTAA
- a CDS encoding chromophore lyase CpcT/CpeT, with translation MTHSTDILTLARWMAADFSNQAQVFENPAFYAHIRVCMRPLPYSLLSGVSFFVEQAYDYMLNDPYRLRVLKLVTEDEKILIENYTVKEEKDFFGASRDLGRLYQLTSDRLEKLSGCNMIVEWTGNCFRGHVEPGKGCIVVRKGQRTYLDSKFEIDGDKFISWDKGRDPDTDEHLWGSVAGPFHFVRWGNFADEVTGDS, from the coding sequence ATGACTCATTCCACTGATATTCTTACCTTAGCCCGTTGGATGGCCGCTGATTTTAGTAACCAAGCGCAAGTGTTTGAAAATCCGGCTTTTTATGCCCATATTCGTGTTTGTATGCGTCCCCTCCCATATTCGTTGTTATCGGGGGTGAGTTTTTTTGTAGAACAGGCTTATGATTATATGCTCAATGACCCTTATCGGTTGCGGGTGTTGAAGTTGGTGACAGAGGATGAGAAGATTCTGATTGAAAACTACACGGTAAAAGAGGAAAAAGACTTTTTTGGTGCATCCCGTGATTTAGGAAGGTTGTATCAGTTAACGAGCGATCGCTTAGAAAAACTCTCTGGCTGTAACATGATTGTAGAGTGGACAGGGAATTGTTTTAGAGGTCACGTTGAACCAGGTAAAGGTTGCATCGTCGTCCGCAAAGGACAAAGAACTTACCTAGATAGTAAATTTGAAATTGATGGAGATAAGTTCATCAGTTGGGACAAAGGACGAGATCCAGACACCGATGAGCATCTTTGGGGTTCTGTCGCAGGTCCATTTCACTTTGTCCGCTGGGGTAATTTTGCTGATGAGGTGACAGGTGACAGTTAA
- a CDS encoding CU044_2847 family protein — translation MTDKQLVEFELEDGSKFLVEVEESEDTSTAIEKVALPSGKEIAKAQKTFSEAIDNIKPVVASLNNKFKDLGPKEMEVKFGVKLSADAGAILTSVGGEITFEVTVKWSKD, via the coding sequence ATGACAGACAAACAATTAGTCGAATTTGAGTTAGAAGATGGCAGCAAATTTTTGGTAGAGGTGGAAGAATCAGAAGATACATCTACTGCTATTGAGAAAGTGGCACTACCTTCTGGTAAGGAAATTGCCAAAGCGCAAAAAACATTTTCGGAAGCGATAGATAATATTAAGCCTGTGGTGGCTAGTCTGAATAATAAATTTAAAGATTTAGGTCCGAAAGAAATGGAAGTGAAGTTTGGTGTCAAACTCAGTGCTGATGCTGGTGCTATATTAACTTCTGTGGGTGGGGAAATTACCTTTGAAGTAACTGTTAAGTGGAGTAAAGACTAA